The following are from one region of the Lytechinus variegatus isolate NC3 chromosome 4, Lvar_3.0, whole genome shotgun sequence genome:
- the LOC121414495 gene encoding protein FAM162A-like, with product MQVCHIRRSSRAVMTLFQRGINMSSDQSLRKLSSLPMSKNSLGLTGSKQMAAGTGRQLGSDLSSRQNSKRWFCDKTNKDIEVDGKTSRTPEKVQQVASNQQHEHFNARVASGFDKRLLVYFGKYKNVGEVPELVSVHLLNSTRNKFRVYTNIFIGFLTMFGCGLMIYRGHRRAGTGETLADHNMRRHPQHYKLQENKD from the exons ATGCAAGTTTGTCATATACGAAGAAGCAGCAGAGCAGTGATGACACTGTTTCAACGAGGGATCAACATGTCGTCCGACCAAAGCTTGAGAAAACTGTCATCGTTGCCCATGTCTAAGAATAGCCTCGGTCTCACTGGCAGTAAGCAGATGGCTGCTGGCACTGGCAGACAGCTCGGCAGTGACCTTTCTTCTCGCCAAAATAGCAAAAGATGGTTTTGTGATAAAACCAATAAAGATATTGAAGTTGACGGAAAAACTAGCAGAACCCCAGAGAAAGTACAgcaag TTGCAAGCAATCAACAGCATGAACACTTTAATGCTAGAGTTGCATCTGGTTTTGATAAGCGTCTCCTCGTTTACTTTGGAAAGTATAAGAATGTAGGAGAAGTGCCAGAACTTGTCTC tgttcACCTGTTGAATTCCACAAGGAACAAGTTCCGTGTGTATACCAACATCTTCATCGGATTCCTGACCATGTTTGGCTGCGGGCTCATGATCTATCGAGGCCATCGAAGAGCAGGCACGGGTGAAACCTTAGCGGACCACAACATGCGTCGACACCCGCAACACTACAAACTGCAAGAGAACAAAGACTGA